The proteins below are encoded in one region of Halalkalicoccus jeotgali B3:
- a CDS encoding tRNA (guanine(26)-N(2))-dimethyltransferase, with the protein MRVREGGVEIETGEAFYNPDQELNRDLTVAVLRAYRDREPRAERYLDAMSASGIRGVRAAADGWTATLCDYKTENADLCRENLDRNGLEGEVVNRDANALLHEGLFDVVDLDPYGTPIPFADAAFANARNMVCVTATDTAPLCGAHFESGVRKYSAVPQNTDYHPEMGLRILLSALARTAARYDVGIVPIFSHVTRHYVRTYLDLNHSATDGNRAIERLGYLDHCEDCLHREATEGLLPESWESCPLCGSNRVLTAGPVWLGPTHESAFVEQVGEHVDDEWGSATRAHRLIEALSGELPLPTHYDQHRLCKEWGRPAESMDEFLGALHEAGFGATRAHYHGTAFKTEATVGEIREAVAGSAE; encoded by the coding sequence ATGCGCGTACGCGAGGGCGGGGTCGAGATCGAAACCGGGGAGGCGTTTTACAACCCCGATCAGGAACTGAATCGCGACCTGACGGTCGCCGTCCTTCGCGCCTATCGCGACCGAGAACCCCGCGCCGAGCGCTATCTCGATGCGATGAGCGCCTCCGGTATCAGGGGGGTACGGGCAGCCGCGGACGGCTGGACGGCGACGCTCTGTGATTACAAGACCGAAAACGCCGACCTCTGTCGGGAGAACCTCGATCGGAACGGGTTGGAGGGCGAAGTGGTGAATCGGGACGCGAACGCCCTGCTTCACGAAGGGCTGTTCGACGTCGTCGATCTCGACCCTTACGGCACGCCGATCCCCTTTGCGGACGCCGCCTTTGCGAACGCCCGCAACATGGTCTGTGTCACCGCCACGGACACCGCCCCGCTGTGTGGCGCTCATTTCGAAAGCGGCGTCAGGAAGTACAGCGCCGTCCCGCAGAACACCGATTATCACCCCGAGATGGGATTGCGAATCCTGCTGTCGGCACTTGCGCGCACCGCCGCGCGCTACGACGTCGGGATCGTTCCGATCTTCAGCCACGTCACCCGCCACTACGTCCGGACCTATCTCGATCTGAACCACAGCGCGACCGACGGCAACCGCGCGATCGAGCGGTTGGGCTATCTCGATCACTGCGAGGACTGTCTCCATCGCGAGGCCACGGAGGGACTGCTCCCCGAATCGTGGGAGAGTTGCCCCCTGTGTGGCTCGAATCGGGTGTTGACGGCGGGGCCGGTCTGGCTCGGTCCCACTCACGAGTCCGCATTCGTCGAGCAGGTCGGCGAACATGTCGACGATGAGTGGGGAAGCGCAACGCGTGCCCACCGACTGATCGAGGCACTCTCCGGGGAACTCCCTCTCCCGACCCACTACGACCAGCATCGCCTCTGCAAGGAGTGGGGTCGGCCCGCCGAATCGATGGACGAGTTCCTCGGGGCGCTGCACGAGGCGGGCTTCGGGGCCACGCGCGCACACTACCACGGGACCGCATTCAAAACCGAGGCGACTGTCGGAGAGATTCGGGAGGCGGTGGCGGGGTCGGCCGAATGA
- a CDS encoding DUF7470 family protein produces MLDRLGLAGIAGFVLVLVGLALVAVKSPLIAAGLALVLVGLGLAVKSLVSGLLSTFGMGGMF; encoded by the coding sequence ATGCTCGATCGCCTCGGCCTCGCCGGTATCGCCGGTTTCGTACTCGTTCTGGTCGGTCTCGCGCTCGTCGCCGTCAAGAGCCCCCTGATCGCCGCCGGACTCGCGCTCGTGCTCGTCGGGCTCGGACTCGCGGTCAAATCGCTCGTCTCGGGACTGCTCTCGACCTTCGGCATGGGCGGGATGTTCTGA
- a CDS encoding HpcH/HpaI aldolase family protein: MKSDSAGDDRVRGNGLRATVEDGGVALGVLDDLYSPEMVEIYGDLGFDFVWHDLEHAGPSPRDADALASLLRAADLAGTELLVRVPSPDPATIRKALDTGVRNLFVSHVESAEAVRRAVEAARFEYDGDPGKRGFANPRASRWGRTEDYVASEDRETMIGITVEEPSAVEEIEEILSVPELGFVFLGPLDLAVAMGHPGEPDHPEVEEAVGTVVSAAREADVAIGGLGFGEDDVVEKIDDGYQILHTGSTTGAAAGALESWPERFGDR, translated from the coding sequence ATGAAATCCGACTCCGCTGGTGACGACCGGGTACGGGGGAACGGACTGCGAGCCACCGTCGAGGACGGCGGTGTCGCGCTGGGGGTGCTCGACGACCTCTACAGCCCGGAGATGGTCGAGATCTACGGCGATCTCGGCTTCGACTTCGTCTGGCACGACCTCGAACACGCCGGTCCGTCGCCCCGCGACGCCGACGCGCTCGCGAGCCTGCTCCGGGCGGCCGACCTCGCGGGCACCGAACTCCTCGTCCGGGTCCCCTCGCCGGACCCGGCGACGATCCGCAAGGCGCTCGATACCGGGGTGCGAAACCTGTTCGTCTCACACGTCGAATCCGCCGAGGCGGTCCGCCGGGCGGTCGAGGCCGCACGATTCGAGTACGACGGCGACCCCGGAAAACGGGGCTTTGCGAACCCGCGGGCGAGCCGCTGGGGCCGGACGGAAGACTACGTCGCGAGCGAGGACCGCGAGACGATGATCGGCATCACAGTCGAGGAACCATCGGCCGTCGAGGAGATCGAGGAGATCCTTTCCGTGCCCGAACTGGGCTTCGTCTTCCTCGGTCCGCTGGATCTCGCGGTGGCGATGGGTCATCCGGGCGAACCAGATCACCCCGAGGTCGAGGAGGCCGTCGGGACGGTCGTGTCGGCCGCGCGCGAGGCGGACGTGGCGATCGGCGGGCTGGGTTTCGGCGAGGACGACGTCGTAGAGAAGATCGACGACGGCTATCAGATCCTGCACACGGGCTCGACGACCGGCGCCGCGGCGGGCGCGCTGGAATCGTGGCCCGAACGGTTCGGCGATCGCTGA
- a CDS encoding KH domain-containing protein: MNHVKIPQDRVGALIGAGGETLREIESRAEVRLDVDSENGAVQVETVGDPVTGLKGPEIVRAIGRGFAPEDAMELLEDDVMLFDLIDIDAAARNKKDLQRKKGRLIGEGGRTRQIMEELSGANVVIYGSTMGVIGRPEQVSMVREAAEMILEGAPHGAAYSFLERKHNEQKRDDLSYHRFPGGGESA, from the coding sequence ATGAACCACGTGAAGATTCCGCAGGACCGCGTCGGCGCGCTGATCGGTGCCGGCGGCGAGACGCTCCGGGAGATCGAATCCCGTGCGGAGGTGCGCCTCGACGTCGATTCGGAGAACGGTGCGGTACAGGTCGAAACCGTCGGTGACCCCGTTACGGGTCTCAAGGGCCCCGAAATCGTCCGCGCCATCGGCCGGGGGTTCGCCCCCGAGGACGCCATGGAACTGCTCGAAGACGACGTGATGCTGTTCGACCTGATCGACATCGACGCCGCCGCCCGCAACAAGAAGGACCTCCAGCGAAAGAAGGGCCGCCTGATCGGCGAGGGCGGGCGTACCCGCCAGATCATGGAGGAGCTCTCGGGCGCGAACGTCGTCATCTACGGGTCGACGATGGGTGTCATCGGGCGGCCCGAACAGGTCTCGATGGTGCGGGAGGCCGCAGAGATGATCCTCGAAGGCGCGCCCCACGGGGCGGCCTATTCCTTTCTCGAACGCAAGCACAACGAGCAGAAACGCGACGACCTGAGTTACCACCGCTTCCCCGGCGGCGGGGAGTCGGCGTAG
- the glnA gene encoding type I glutamate--ammonia ligase gives MANGNITSEEQSVLQRIEEENVKFLRLQFTDITGTVKNVAIPASQAEKAFDEGIWFDGSSIEGFVRIQESDMRLEPDPSTFEILPWRSNGDDDHASARLICDVVNTDGTRFDGGPRQVLKSVLEKADEMGYSVSIGPEPEFFLFKTDEEGNATTIPHDTGGYFDLAPKDLASDVRRDIIFALEDMGFEIEASHHEVAEGQHEINFKYENALEAADNIATFRSVVRAVAAQNDLHATFMPKPIAEINGSGMHTHISLFDEDGNAFANDSDEFNLSEVAYQFMGGILNHAEAFAAVTNPTVNSYKRLVPGYEAPVYIAWSDVNRSALIRVPDAAGASSRFEVRNPDPSCNPYLALAAIIGAGLHGIETDADPGSPVREDIYEFDDAKREEYGITTLPPNLERAVDALESDEVITDALGEHVTEKFIQAKRSDYADYRTHVSSWETEKYLEKF, from the coding sequence ATGGCAAACGGAAACATTACATCTGAGGAACAATCGGTCCTGCAGCGCATCGAGGAGGAGAACGTCAAGTTCCTCCGCCTGCAGTTTACCGACATCACGGGCACGGTCAAGAACGTCGCGATCCCGGCCAGTCAGGCCGAGAAGGCCTTCGACGAGGGAATCTGGTTCGACGGGTCTTCGATCGAGGGGTTCGTACGCATCCAGGAGTCGGACATGCGCCTCGAGCCCGACCCGTCGACGTTCGAGATCCTCCCCTGGAGGTCCAACGGCGACGATGACCACGCGAGCGCACGGCTGATCTGTGACGTCGTCAACACCGACGGGACCCGCTTCGACGGCGGGCCGCGACAGGTGCTCAAAAGCGTCCTCGAGAAGGCCGACGAGATGGGCTACTCCGTCTCGATCGGTCCCGAACCCGAGTTCTTCCTCTTCAAGACCGACGAGGAGGGCAACGCGACGACGATCCCCCACGACACGGGCGGGTACTTCGATCTGGCACCGAAAGACCTCGCAAGCGACGTCCGCCGGGACATCATCTTCGCGCTCGAAGACATGGGCTTCGAGATCGAGGCCTCCCACCACGAGGTCGCCGAGGGCCAACACGAGATTAACTTCAAATACGAGAACGCGCTCGAAGCGGCGGACAACATCGCCACCTTCCGCTCGGTGGTCCGAGCAGTCGCCGCACAGAACGACCTGCACGCGACGTTCATGCCCAAGCCGATCGCCGAGATCAACGGCTCGGGGATGCACACCCACATCAGCCTCTTCGACGAGGACGGCAACGCCTTCGCCAACGATTCTGATGAGTTCAACCTCTCGGAGGTGGCCTACCAGTTCATGGGCGGCATCCTGAACCACGCGGAGGCCTTCGCCGCGGTCACCAATCCGACGGTGAACTCCTACAAACGGCTGGTGCCCGGCTACGAGGCGCCCGTCTACATCGCGTGGTCGGACGTCAACAGGTCTGCGCTCATCCGCGTACCCGACGCCGCGGGCGCGAGTTCGCGCTTCGAGGTCCGCAACCCCGACCCCTCGTGTAACCCCTATCTGGCGCTGGCGGCGATCATCGGTGCGGGGCTACACGGTATCGAGACCGACGCGGATCCCGGTTCACCCGTGCGCGAGGACATCTACGAGTTCGACGACGCGAAACGCGAGGAGTACGGCATCACGACGCTCCCGCCGAACCTCGAGCGCGCGGTCGACGCCCTCGAGAGCGACGAGGTCATCACCGACGCGCTCGGCGAGCACGTCACCGAGAAGTTCATCCAGGCAAAGCGCTCCGACTACGCCGATTATCGGACTCACGTCAGCAGTTGGGAGACCGAGAAGTACCTCGAGAAGTTCTGA
- the thsA gene encoding thermosome subunit alpha, translating into MGNQPLIVLSDDSQRTSGRDAQSMNITAGKAVAEAVRTTLGPKGMDKMLVDSSGGVVVTNDGVTILKEMDIEHPAANMIVEVAQTQEEEVADGTTSAVVVAGELLKQAEELLDQDIHATTLAQGYRQAAEKAKEVLEDIAIDVDADDTEILTQIAATAMTGKGAENARDVLAELVVDAVQSVADEDDIDTENVKVEKVVGGATAESELIEGVIVDKERVHDNMPYFAEDANVALLDGALEVKETEIDAEVNVTDPDQLQQFLDQEESQLEEMVQKIKDVGADVVFVGSGIDDMAQHFLAQEGIIAVRRAKDSDLSRLARSTGGSVVSSVDDLDEDDLGYAGSVAQKDIGGDQRIFVEDVEEAKSVTLILRGGTEHVVDEVERAIDDSMGVVSVTLEDGKVLPGGGAPEIELALALRDFADSVGGREQLAVEAFADALEINPRTLAENAGLDSIDSLVELRSQHDGGAQSAGLDAYTGDVIDMEAEGVVEPLRVKTQAIESATEAAVMILRIDDVIAAGDLSGGQVDADDGGDDEMPPGGGGMGGMGGGMGGMGGMGGMGGAM; encoded by the coding sequence ATGGGTAACCAGCCCCTCATCGTACTCTCGGACGACAGTCAGCGCACGTCCGGACGGGACGCACAGTCGATGAACATCACGGCCGGGAAGGCCGTCGCCGAGGCCGTACGGACGACCCTCGGTCCGAAAGGAATGGACAAGATGCTCGTCGACTCCTCGGGTGGGGTCGTCGTCACGAACGACGGCGTGACCATCCTCAAGGAGATGGACATCGAGCACCCCGCCGCGAACATGATCGTCGAGGTCGCCCAGACCCAGGAGGAGGAGGTCGCGGACGGCACCACCTCGGCGGTCGTCGTCGCGGGCGAACTGCTGAAGCAGGCCGAAGAACTGCTCGATCAGGACATCCACGCGACGACGCTCGCACAGGGGTATCGACAGGCAGCAGAGAAGGCAAAGGAGGTCCTTGAGGACATCGCGATCGACGTCGACGCGGACGACACCGAGATCCTCACCCAGATCGCCGCGACCGCGATGACGGGCAAGGGCGCCGAAAACGCCCGTGACGTGCTCGCCGAGCTCGTCGTCGACGCCGTCCAGTCTGTCGCCGACGAGGACGACATCGACACCGAGAACGTCAAAGTCGAGAAGGTCGTCGGCGGCGCGACCGCCGAATCCGAGCTCATCGAGGGCGTTATCGTGGACAAGGAGCGCGTTCACGACAACATGCCCTATTTCGCCGAGGACGCCAACGTCGCGCTGCTCGACGGTGCCCTCGAAGTCAAGGAGACCGAGATCGACGCCGAGGTCAACGTCACCGACCCCGACCAGCTCCAGCAGTTCCTCGACCAGGAGGAATCCCAGCTCGAGGAGATGGTCCAGAAGATCAAGGACGTCGGCGCGGACGTCGTCTTCGTCGGCAGCGGCATCGACGACATGGCCCAGCACTTCCTCGCACAGGAGGGCATCATCGCCGTCCGGCGCGCGAAGGACTCGGACCTCTCGCGACTCGCCCGTTCGACGGGCGGGAGCGTCGTCTCCAGCGTCGACGACCTCGACGAGGACGACCTGGGCTACGCCGGCTCGGTCGCACAGAAGGACATCGGCGGCGACCAGCGCATCTTCGTCGAGGACGTCGAGGAGGCCAAATCGGTCACGCTGATCCTCCGCGGTGGCACCGAGCACGTCGTCGACGAGGTCGAGCGCGCAATCGACGACTCGATGGGCGTCGTCAGCGTCACCCTCGAGGACGGAAAGGTGCTGCCCGGCGGCGGCGCACCCGAGATCGAACTCGCGCTTGCGCTGCGTGACTTCGCCGACTCGGTCGGCGGGCGCGAACAGCTCGCCGTCGAGGCCTTCGCCGACGCCCTCGAGATCAACCCGCGCACGCTGGCGGAGAACGCAGGTCTCGATTCGATCGACTCGCTCGTCGAACTGCGCAGCCAGCACGACGGCGGCGCACAGAGCGCCGGGCTGGACGCCTACACCGGCGACGTCATCGACATGGAAGCGGAGGGCGTCGTCGAGCCCCTGCGCGTGAAGACGCAGGCCATCGAGAGCGCCACCGAGGCCGCGGTCATGATTCTCCGGATCGACGACGTGATCGCCGCGGGCGACCTCTCCGGTGGGCAGGTCGACGCCGACGACGGCGGCGACGACGAGATGCCCCCGGGCGGTGGCGGTATGGGCGGCATGGGCGGCGGTATGGGTGGCATGGGCGGTATGGGCGGCATGGGCGGCGCGATGTGA
- a CDS encoding alpha/beta fold hydrolase, whose amino-acid sequence MELNHVRRGTGESLLLIHGLGGSWRSWEPVLDALAAEREVIALDLPGHGDTPPLDGETSIATLADAVERFMEARDLAGVDVVGNSMGGRLVLELARRGEVGDTVALDPGGFWEGWERCFFYGTIAPSIRLVRALQPVTGTLTGSPVGRTLLLAQLSARPWALPADVTLEELRTFADSPVFDELVDRLAFGPPQEGADSTPGSVVIGWGRKDRLTLPRQAGRAMERFPEARLYWFDEGGHYPHWDSPEEATRLILQTTG is encoded by the coding sequence GTGGAGCTAAACCACGTCCGACGGGGGACGGGCGAATCGCTCCTGTTGATCCACGGGCTGGGCGGGAGCTGGCGGTCGTGGGAACCGGTCCTCGACGCGCTGGCCGCCGAACGCGAGGTGATCGCTCTCGATCTCCCGGGTCACGGCGACACCCCGCCGCTCGACGGCGAGACGTCCATCGCCACGCTCGCTGATGCGGTCGAGAGGTTCATGGAGGCTCGGGACCTCGCCGGGGTCGACGTGGTCGGGAACTCGATGGGCGGGCGGCTCGTGCTCGAACTCGCGCGCCGTGGCGAGGTCGGTGACACCGTTGCGCTCGATCCCGGCGGGTTCTGGGAGGGCTGGGAGCGGTGCTTCTTCTACGGGACCATCGCCCCGTCGATCCGCCTCGTCCGGGCGCTCCAGCCCGTCACGGGGACTCTCACCGGGAGCCCCGTGGGTCGGACCCTGCTTCTGGCACAGCTCTCGGCGCGCCCGTGGGCCCTGCCCGCGGACGTCACGCTCGAGGAGCTACGGACCTTCGCCGACTCGCCCGTGTTCGACGAGTTGGTGGATCGGCTGGCGTTCGGGCCCCCACAGGAGGGAGCCGACTCCACGCCGGGATCGGTCGTGATCGGCTGGGGGCGCAAGGACCGGCTCACCCTTCCCCGTCAGGCGGGCCGGGCGATGGAGCGGTTCCCCGAGGCCCGGCTGTACTGGTTCGACGAGGGTGGCCACTACCCCCACTGGGACTCCCCCGAAGAGGCGACTCGGTTGATCCTCCAGACCACCGGCTGA
- a CDS encoding MOSC domain-containing protein, whose translation MNPRLARISIFPIKSLDAYEPERAEITPSGPIAGDRRYAIVDSEDEYVNGKRTPAVHRIRASYDGLDRVVLSTPESDPREFSLGDDCDPLTDRLTEHFGDPVELVRDEVGLPDDTDLAGPTVISTATIEEVASWFDLSTGSIRRRFRANLEIDGVPAFWEDQLFSDHGHVVDFSVGDVRLAGVNPCQRCVVPSRDPDTGEEMANFRERFVEKREETRPEWTDSDRFDHPFRLMVNTRVSEAGEIEVGDRVEIRGERAE comes from the coding sequence ATGAACCCACGGCTCGCGCGGATCTCGATATTTCCGATTAAGTCCCTCGACGCCTACGAACCCGAGCGCGCAGAGATTACCCCGTCGGGGCCTATCGCGGGCGACAGACGCTATGCGATCGTCGACAGCGAGGACGAGTACGTAAACGGCAAGCGAACCCCGGCAGTCCACCGGATACGAGCGAGTTACGACGGACTCGACCGGGTCGTGCTCTCGACACCCGAAAGCGACCCCCGCGAGTTCTCGCTTGGAGACGACTGCGACCCTCTCACTGACCGCCTTACCGAGCATTTCGGCGATCCCGTCGAGTTAGTCCGCGACGAGGTCGGACTGCCCGACGACACCGACCTCGCGGGCCCGACCGTGATCAGCACCGCGACCATCGAGGAAGTCGCCTCGTGGTTCGATCTCAGTACGGGGAGTATCCGGCGGCGCTTTCGTGCGAACCTCGAAATCGACGGTGTCCCCGCGTTCTGGGAGGACCAGCTCTTCTCCGATCACGGTCACGTCGTCGACTTTTCCGTAGGGGACGTCCGGCTCGCGGGCGTCAATCCCTGCCAGCGCTGTGTGGTCCCCTCGCGGGATCCCGACACCGGCGAGGAGATGGCGAACTTCCGCGAGCGATTCGTCGAGAAGCGTGAGGAAACCCGCCCCGAGTGGACCGACTCCGATCGGTTCGATCACCCGTTCCGACTGATGGTCAACACGCGGGTTTCGGAGGCCGGCGAGATAGAGGTCGGAGACCGGGTCGAGATCCGCGGCGAGCGCGCGGAGTGA
- the lrp gene encoding HTH-type transcriptional regulator Lrp, translating into MTYENLDSKLVNALLDDGRASLRSLAEELDVSVTTISNHLSDLEEEGAITGYTPKLDYGLLGYDVTAILQLKVEGNALPDVTERLRESDRMISVYEVTGDHDIIAIAKFEDTDAMNEGIKALLVDPDIRESNTSVVLNAPVENRQFPLELEE; encoded by the coding sequence ATGACGTACGAAAATCTCGACTCGAAGTTAGTGAACGCGCTGCTGGACGACGGTCGTGCGAGTCTGCGAAGCCTCGCCGAGGAACTGGACGTGTCGGTGACGACCATCTCGAATCACCTCTCGGACCTCGAAGAGGAGGGTGCGATCACGGGCTACACCCCGAAGTTGGACTACGGTCTGCTGGGGTACGACGTCACGGCGATCCTCCAGCTCAAAGTCGAGGGCAACGCACTGCCCGACGTGACCGAACGCCTCAGAGAGTCCGACCGGATGATCAGCGTCTACGAGGTCACCGGCGACCACGACATCATCGCGATCGCGAAGTTCGAGGACACCGACGCGATGAACGAGGGGATCAAGGCCCTGCTCGTTGACCCCGACATCCGCGAATCGAACACCAGCGTCGTGCTGAACGCCCCCGTCGAGAACCGCCAGTTCCCCCTCGAACTCGAGGAATAG
- a CDS encoding YihY/virulence factor BrkB family protein — translation MNRRMTSAVGVGREVVEEVRENEATFLAASIAYYAFVSLIPLLLFTFAAVSAVGGQEFANQILDRTSAFLAPAGQEAIEGAITGETGRGGATIAGSVVLLWSALKLFRGLDTAFSIIYDSGLDKSIVGQIANALIVFLSILLAIVGMLVLGTVFALVPTIPFIGYVTPLFALIALSVVFLPMYYFMPDVEGLTVRDAIPGAVLAGVGWALLQSVFGIYASNAGQYEAYGVIGGILLLLTWLYIGGVLIILGAVLNSVLMNRDNDADGAGEELTETTEATDGSGARKASDSRGPDPDIGAEADGTTDSTRTASEEAGTGKRGPAPDVVGLQDEVRSLRTDLDTFRDDIESKTVDKEDVESDLKKYVRKRVRRGHATGWGPYLVLLYGTIMTLGAFFFLSGLVAIAAMIVLWLSTLGLYVVMVTVGTGLGVLGFPGRVNDAIRNWRGD, via the coding sequence GTGAATCGCCGCATGACGAGCGCCGTCGGCGTCGGCCGGGAGGTCGTCGAGGAGGTCCGTGAAAACGAGGCCACGTTTCTCGCGGCGAGCATCGCGTACTACGCGTTCGTCTCCCTCATCCCGCTGTTGTTGTTCACGTTCGCCGCCGTGAGCGCCGTCGGCGGTCAGGAGTTCGCAAACCAGATCCTCGATCGGACCAGCGCCTTTCTCGCGCCGGCCGGCCAGGAGGCCATCGAGGGGGCGATCACCGGCGAAACCGGCCGTGGCGGGGCGACGATCGCGGGGTCGGTCGTGTTGCTCTGGAGCGCGCTCAAACTCTTTCGCGGCCTCGATACGGCCTTCTCGATCATCTACGATTCCGGGCTGGATAAGTCGATCGTCGGCCAGATCGCAAACGCCCTGATCGTCTTTCTGTCGATCCTGCTGGCGATCGTAGGGATGCTCGTCCTCGGAACCGTCTTCGCGCTCGTTCCCACGATCCCCTTCATCGGCTACGTTACCCCGCTGTTCGCGCTGATCGCGCTCTCGGTCGTCTTCCTTCCGATGTACTACTTCATGCCCGATGTCGAGGGCCTGACCGTGCGCGATGCGATCCCGGGGGCCGTCCTCGCGGGAGTAGGGTGGGCTCTCCTCCAGTCGGTGTTCGGGATCTACGCCTCGAACGCCGGCCAGTACGAGGCCTACGGCGTGATCGGCGGGATCCTCCTCTTGCTCACGTGGCTCTACATCGGCGGCGTTCTCATCATCCTCGGTGCCGTACTCAACTCAGTACTCATGAACCGCGACAACGACGCAGACGGCGCAGGCGAAGAGCTCACGGAAACGACCGAAGCGACCGACGGCTCGGGCGCCCGCAAAGCATCCGATTCCCGCGGGCCCGATCCGGACATCGGCGCCGAGGCGGACGGGACGACCGACTCGACGCGTACCGCGAGCGAGGAGGCCGGAACCGGAAAGCGCGGGCCCGCACCCGACGTCGTCGGCCTGCAGGACGAGGTGCGCTCGCTGCGAACCGATCTCGACACCTTCCGGGACGACATCGAGTCCAAAACCGTCGACAAGGAGGACGTCGAATCAGACCTCAAGAAGTACGTCAGAAAGCGCGTCCGCCGGGGTCACGCCACTGGTTGGGGACCGTACCTCGTCTTGCTATACGGGACGATCATGACGCTGGGGGCGTTCTTCTTCCTCTCGGGGCTCGTCGCGATCGCCGCGATGATCGTCCTCTGGCTCTCGACGCTCGGCCTGTACGTCGTGATGGTCACGGTCGGTACCGGACTGGGCGTGCTCGGGTTCCCCGGCCGGGTCAACGACGCGATCCGCAACTGGCGCGGGGACTGA
- the rio1 gene encoding serine/threonine-protein kinase Rio1 encodes MSNTEGEFGLLDPEGAEGVGDEWEEIDVSDTEADRVARKRDREFNQFRKRIKDADQFKVEASVFDEATLLALYQLVHHGHLQAFGGPISTGKEANVYEAMGADEQVAVKIYRINASDFKDMREYLIGDPRFEELGGDKKRVVLAWTRKEYANLERARKAGVRVPKPIAVERNVLVMEYIATDGERAKRLNEVEIENPETAYNVVREYMRRLDEAGLVHGDLSEYNIVFHDGQLVFLDMGQAVTVHHPNSEAFLRRDCENVVNFFARQGLETDADDLYAFVTGESVPEE; translated from the coding sequence ATGAGCAACACGGAGGGCGAGTTCGGACTGCTCGATCCCGAGGGTGCGGAGGGCGTCGGCGACGAGTGGGAGGAGATCGACGTTTCGGATACGGAGGCAGATCGCGTCGCCCGAAAGCGCGACCGGGAGTTCAACCAGTTTCGCAAACGGATCAAGGACGCGGACCAGTTCAAGGTCGAGGCGTCGGTCTTCGACGAGGCGACACTGCTGGCGCTCTACCAGTTGGTCCATCACGGCCACCTCCAGGCGTTCGGCGGGCCGATCTCGACGGGCAAGGAAGCGAACGTCTACGAGGCGATGGGCGCAGACGAACAGGTCGCGGTGAAGATCTACCGGATCAACGCCAGCGACTTCAAGGACATGCGCGAGTACCTCATCGGCGACCCCCGATTCGAGGAGCTCGGTGGGGACAAGAAACGGGTCGTGCTCGCCTGGACTCGAAAGGAGTACGCCAACTTGGAGCGCGCCCGCAAGGCGGGCGTCAGAGTACCGAAACCGATCGCCGTCGAGCGAAACGTGTTGGTCATGGAGTACATCGCCACCGACGGCGAGCGCGCCAAACGGCTCAACGAAGTCGAGATCGAGAACCCCGAAACCGCTTACAACGTCGTCCGCGAGTACATGCGCCGGCTCGACGAGGCCGGGCTGGTCCACGGCGACCTCTCGGAGTACAACATCGTCTTCCACGACGGCCAGCTGGTCTTTCTGGACATGGGCCAAGCCGTCACCGTCCACCACCCGAACTCCGAGGCGTTCCTCCGGCGGGACTGTGAGAACGTCGTGAACTTCTTCGCCCGTCAGGGGCTCGAAACCGATGCCGACGACCTTTACGCCTTCGTCACCGGCGAGTCCGTGCCTGAGGAGTGA